Proteins co-encoded in one Alcanivorax sp. genomic window:
- a CDS encoding AlpA family phage regulatory protein, translating to MDTRLIAAQPSVCAGEAPKPLTGLTMLSAKELAEELGIGVSTLWAWVDCKGKHFIPEFPRPIRLGGNCTRWRAQDVADYLAGIMGGDHAD from the coding sequence ATGGATACTCGATTGATTGCTGCGCAGCCATCTGTTTGCGCAGGTGAAGCACCAAAGCCGCTAACTGGGCTAACTATGCTGTCAGCCAAAGAGTTGGCTGAGGAATTAGGGATCGGAGTGAGCACGCTGTGGGCGTGGGTTGATTGCAAGGGGAAGCACTTCATTCCCGAATTTCCTCGGCCGATAAGACTGGGCGGAAACTGCACCCGCTGGCGGGCGCAAGACGTGGCAGATTATTTGGCCGGTATTATGGGAGGTGATCATGCTGATTAA
- a CDS encoding DUF87 domain-containing protein translates to MVIRPIQVPPINIGIDALSGRGLGFFPGLCANGHAEITGSSGMGKSTVAKFIASYLFCSKVPVVIFDFHDDLAISGIRTLHLGDGASGECSIRFLEPTPLALEVFGLRGCLENAVRAIEATGRRKLGDGQINVLRSAIMELWRRLGITESASDSPAAAAKSIRPSDLRDLLLEKKDEAESSRERQIFDSLISRVDALATCAIFEHESRLRLDDILQNGARLHMQGIPASMRGVVARTIVNMMFAEIAAMGPVKESPFDVGASFRVYLVLDEAGSVIRQKADDCIIKTIAKESRKFGVGLLLAAQTLDDLSEEVVANADTHFALPTRSAKDARKVEQKLGLNKGALNCGTGRWSGFYQSGFKVSKANFYHL, encoded by the coding sequence ATGGTGATTCGGCCCATTCAGGTTCCGCCTATTAATATCGGCATTGATGCTTTGTCCGGTCGTGGGTTGGGATTTTTTCCAGGACTATGTGCCAACGGGCATGCCGAGATCACCGGATCATCTGGCATGGGGAAGTCGACCGTAGCCAAATTTATCGCATCATACCTGTTCTGTTCGAAGGTGCCGGTAGTGATTTTCGATTTTCATGATGACTTGGCTATATCAGGGATCAGGACGCTGCATCTTGGAGATGGAGCTTCCGGTGAATGTTCGATCAGATTTCTGGAGCCAACGCCCTTGGCATTGGAGGTCTTTGGTCTGAGAGGGTGCCTGGAAAACGCGGTCAGAGCCATTGAAGCGACGGGGAGGCGAAAGCTTGGAGATGGTCAAATCAACGTTCTGCGATCAGCGATCATGGAGTTGTGGCGGCGCCTGGGGATTACGGAAAGCGCTTCCGATTCCCCCGCTGCGGCTGCAAAGAGTATTCGGCCTTCTGATTTGAGAGATCTTCTTCTTGAGAAGAAAGACGAGGCCGAAAGCAGCAGGGAAAGGCAGATTTTTGATAGCTTGATCAGCCGCGTTGATGCATTGGCCACATGCGCTATTTTCGAGCATGAATCACGCTTGAGGCTTGATGATATTTTGCAGAATGGTGCGCGTCTGCATATGCAGGGAATCCCCGCTTCAATGAGGGGGGTGGTAGCTCGCACTATAGTAAATATGATGTTCGCTGAAATTGCGGCCATGGGGCCAGTAAAAGAATCTCCGTTTGATGTCGGAGCGTCATTCCGGGTGTATCTCGTCCTTGATGAGGCTGGATCGGTGATACGCCAGAAAGCGGATGACTGCATCATAAAGACCATTGCGAAGGAGAGCCGAAAGTTCGGTGTTGGCCTCCTGCTGGCCGCTCAAACGCTTGATGATCTGAGTGAGGAAGTGGTCGCTAACGCTGACACCCATTTTGCCCTGCCTACCAGAAGTGCCAAGGATGCCAGAAAGGTGGAGCAGAAGCTGGGCCTGAACAAGGGCGCACTAAATTGTGGAACTGGCCGTTGGTCCGGGTTCTATCAGTCTGGATTTAAGGTGTCTAAAGCAAACTTCTACCATCTGTAA
- a CDS encoding inovirus-type Gp2 protein, with product MNQHHGMMPTVEAQVGRLEQFHEMLDHGLDVFNPRDNPNNVYITDQSETARALADVTTLLDEIVPQRRLVISRRQETGQGFIRRTPNKKTPAIESCINLTEDDFLGYKVDPDVQVVLDLNREADVRVLTGLPLYQHVGGKTVHDHYLEYLHELKRRLSAPEILQFRRQQVVREQRRVDSITGAVNEALSLSRKARLVRVDGSYKQSVRRNKTPECISNDLDRFIRNMRHNRRQFSSLVLAVFKIEYGAKKGYHWHGYFIYDGSKVRMDVLLGTYLKRYWCDVVTKGEGAGFNVNVGEIKRVLSKRLQVPERHLAIGEFRKGDSTQEANMKALIRYFAKKEQSLRLTGEKSVNQLRIVRGPRYKALKQRRDQKVTSDGL from the coding sequence ATGAATCAGCACCACGGCATGATGCCGACAGTAGAGGCTCAAGTGGGACGGCTGGAGCAGTTCCATGAAATGCTGGATCACGGATTGGATGTCTTCAATCCGAGAGATAATCCCAATAACGTCTACATCACTGATCAGTCCGAGACTGCACGTGCGCTTGCGGACGTTACAACGCTTTTAGATGAAATCGTGCCCCAGCGGCGACTGGTCATAAGCCGACGGCAGGAGACTGGCCAGGGATTCATTCGCAGAACCCCCAATAAGAAGACACCAGCAATCGAATCCTGCATCAATCTCACCGAGGATGACTTCCTAGGGTACAAGGTGGACCCGGATGTTCAGGTTGTCCTGGATCTCAATAGAGAAGCGGATGTCCGCGTCTTAACGGGGCTTCCGTTGTATCAGCACGTTGGAGGTAAAACGGTACATGATCACTATCTCGAGTATCTTCACGAACTGAAACGGCGGCTGTCTGCACCTGAGATTCTTCAGTTTCGTAGACAGCAGGTGGTCAGAGAGCAGCGCAGAGTAGACAGCATCACCGGGGCAGTGAATGAAGCGTTGAGCCTTAGTCGAAAAGCTCGCTTGGTGCGTGTTGATGGCAGCTACAAACAGTCTGTGCGTAGGAATAAAACCCCAGAGTGCATATCAAACGACCTAGACCGCTTCATCAGAAACATGCGGCATAACAGGCGCCAATTTTCTTCTTTGGTGTTGGCGGTGTTCAAAATTGAATACGGGGCAAAAAAGGGCTACCACTGGCATGGATACTTTATATATGACGGTAGTAAGGTCCGCATGGATGTTTTGCTCGGCACCTACTTGAAGCGCTATTGGTGTGACGTGGTTACTAAAGGTGAAGGGGCAGGGTTTAATGTGAATGTAGGTGAGATTAAAAGGGTGTTGTCGAAACGATTGCAGGTCCCTGAGCGGCATTTGGCGATTGGAGAATTTCGTAAGGGGGATTCAACCCAGGAAGCAAATATGAAGGCTCTTATCCGTTACTTCGCAAAAAAAGAGCAGTCCCTTCGGCTAACAGGGGAAAAGAGCGTCAATCAATTACGCATTGTGCGAGGGCCTCGCTACAAGGCCCTCAAGCAACGGAGAGATCAAAAAGTCACCAGTGATGGTCTGTAG
- a CDS encoding Y-family DNA polymerase, which produces MPSTSSAIALVDCNSFYASCEQIFRPDLRGKPVVVLSNNDGFVVARSKEAKALGIPDLEAFFKIEGLLRKHDVAIFSSNYPLYGDISNRVMTKLQAFSPRIEVYSIDEMFLDMAGMPGDPKLIAHEIKTQLWDHIRMPVGVGIAPTKTLAKLANRTAKKLPQCQGVCVLDAPLKWEWVLKRVPVTAIWGIARRLGARLNTEGIHSALDLARAHPKVIRRMTSINLERTIEELNGRACLALEEVPPAKKQIYCTRSFGNKASTPGPVLEAVSLYASRAAEKLRKQHHLALSMHVFMHTSPFEPNFHSASDLVQLPYPTDDTREIVKLARATAARLYQPGHAFLKAGVGLVNICDRKHHQFDMLHPGQTEKADRLMTVIDSINRSQGKGSVFLASQGISAPWYMRQQFRSPEYTTNWTELPIARCRIPS; this is translated from the coding sequence ATGCCATCCACTTCTTCCGCCATCGCACTAGTTGATTGCAACTCGTTCTACGCCAGTTGCGAGCAGATCTTCCGCCCTGACTTACGAGGCAAGCCGGTAGTAGTGCTATCCAATAATGATGGTTTTGTGGTCGCCCGTAGCAAGGAAGCCAAGGCTCTCGGCATTCCTGACCTCGAAGCCTTCTTCAAGATTGAGGGGCTGCTCAGAAAGCATGACGTAGCCATCTTCTCCAGCAACTACCCGCTGTATGGCGACATCTCCAACCGGGTGATGACCAAGCTCCAGGCCTTCAGCCCCCGGATTGAGGTCTACAGCATCGATGAGATGTTTCTCGACATGGCAGGAATGCCTGGCGATCCGAAGCTCATCGCTCATGAGATCAAAACTCAGCTGTGGGATCACATTCGTATGCCAGTGGGGGTAGGCATTGCGCCAACCAAGACATTGGCCAAGCTGGCCAACCGGACGGCCAAGAAGCTCCCGCAATGTCAGGGAGTCTGCGTGCTGGATGCCCCCCTGAAGTGGGAATGGGTGCTCAAACGTGTCCCGGTCACCGCCATTTGGGGGATCGCCCGGCGACTTGGGGCCAGACTCAATACCGAAGGGATTCACAGCGCTCTCGATCTGGCCAGAGCCCACCCCAAGGTCATTCGACGGATGACCAGTATCAACCTAGAGCGGACCATCGAGGAGTTGAACGGCAGGGCTTGCCTGGCCCTCGAGGAAGTGCCTCCCGCAAAGAAGCAGATCTACTGTACCCGCTCCTTCGGCAACAAGGCCTCCACACCAGGCCCCGTGCTGGAGGCGGTCTCCCTCTACGCTTCTCGAGCTGCTGAGAAGCTCAGGAAGCAGCATCACCTGGCGTTGAGCATGCACGTGTTCATGCATACCTCACCATTTGAGCCGAATTTCCACTCCGCCAGCGACCTGGTCCAGCTTCCCTACCCCACCGACGATACTCGAGAGATCGTGAAATTGGCCAGGGCGACAGCCGCTCGGCTGTACCAACCAGGCCATGCCTTCCTGAAAGCCGGAGTTGGCCTCGTGAACATCTGCGATCGCAAGCATCACCAATTCGACATGCTGCACCCCGGCCAGACAGAGAAGGCTGACCGACTCATGACCGTGATCGACAGCATCAACCGCTCTCAGGGGAAAGGCAGCGTATTCCTCGCCTCCCAAGGGATCTCAGCCCCGTGGTACATGAGGCAACAGTTCCGCTCACCGGAATACACCACCAACTGGACAGAACTACCGATAGCCAGATGCCGCATTCCATCGTAG
- the umuD gene encoding translesion error-prone DNA polymerase V autoproteolytic subunit — protein sequence MPITTLSPLEIREQFAAPCYLSRVRTGFPSPADDYMDKKLDLNEFLIKHPASTFYCWTEGESMEGVGIYDRDLLIVDREEQARHQDVVLAFLDGELTCKILDAHRRLLCSAHEDFPPIPILDGSDFQIEGVVINAIHFFRHRTS from the coding sequence ATGCCGATTACCACTCTCTCTCCACTGGAGATACGGGAGCAGTTTGCTGCCCCCTGCTATCTCTCCCGCGTCAGGACCGGGTTTCCGAGCCCTGCTGACGACTACATGGACAAAAAACTCGACCTCAATGAGTTCCTTATAAAACACCCCGCCTCAACCTTCTACTGCTGGACCGAAGGGGAGTCCATGGAGGGCGTCGGCATCTATGACCGGGATCTCCTGATTGTTGACCGTGAAGAGCAGGCACGGCACCAGGATGTGGTGCTGGCCTTTCTGGATGGTGAGCTGACCTGCAAGATCCTGGATGCTCATCGCCGCCTGCTTTGCTCTGCCCATGAGGACTTTCCTCCCATCCCCATCCTGGACGGGAGCGACTTTCAGATTGAGGGGGTTGTGATCAATGCCATCCACTTCTTCCGCCATCGCACTAGTTGA
- a CDS encoding SOS response-associated peptidase family protein gives MVTSASIITLPGIPALEQIHRKSTPLWLPEEAYDRWLSPEVTDVMVLEELLSPGLRTDLMATPINKVSVKQPVGEPFLIQS, from the coding sequence GTGGTTACGTCAGCCTCAATCATTACCCTGCCAGGCATCCCCGCCCTGGAGCAGATCCACCGCAAATCCACGCCCTTGTGGTTGCCAGAAGAGGCGTATGACCGTTGGTTGTCGCCGGAGGTGACCGATGTAATGGTGCTGGAAGAGTTGCTGTCCCCGGGGCTTCGCACGGATCTGATGGCAACCCCGATAAACAAGGTCAGCGTTAAGCAGCCGGTAGGGGAGCCTTTTCTCATTCAGAGTTAA
- a CDS encoding DUF4365 domain-containing protein: MRTQAHIVDSRSVKAVIAQLPHHWVVRELTERDYGIDLMVEIFTQGSQDAKGKDTFEATGSVFHIQVKGTEKSLNPVHEGTINYCINKKSLSYVERFSIPFFLFRVSVADPQTIYFLWIQRYIKDVMDRETPMWREDKEDSITIRIPPENILSDGINKIEKIAFSPKYLEELAEFSEIYGDIGSRINAIRAGEHDVNEDIVTDLINRARRARRLNVLLNKNYCCINVQSVDALIEYISGLNTSEGRSIEIPEEFNFEMLAESMNGMDSVENFFLENHGQTAY; the protein is encoded by the coding sequence ATGAGAACTCAAGCGCACATCGTCGACTCCAGGTCCGTCAAGGCCGTCATAGCTCAGTTGCCGCACCATTGGGTCGTGCGAGAATTGACTGAGCGAGATTATGGCATCGACCTAATGGTGGAAATCTTTACGCAGGGCTCACAAGATGCAAAGGGCAAAGATACTTTCGAGGCAACTGGGTCCGTATTCCATATACAGGTCAAGGGCACTGAGAAGTCGCTTAACCCGGTTCATGAGGGCACTATCAACTACTGCATCAATAAGAAATCGCTTTCCTATGTTGAGAGGTTCAGTATCCCGTTTTTCCTGTTTCGTGTGAGTGTTGCAGATCCCCAGACGATTTACTTCCTTTGGATTCAACGTTACATCAAGGATGTCATGGATCGTGAGACTCCGATGTGGCGTGAGGATAAAGAGGATTCAATAACAATTCGAATTCCTCCTGAAAATATACTCTCGGACGGCATCAATAAAATTGAGAAGATTGCATTTAGCCCTAAGTACTTGGAAGAACTTGCTGAATTTTCCGAGATATACGGAGATATTGGGAGCAGGATTAACGCCATTCGAGCTGGTGAGCACGACGTTAACGAAGATATAGTGACAGACCTAATAAACCGTGCTCGTCGTGCTCGGAGACTCAATGTGCTCCTGAATAAAAATTACTGTTGTATTAATGTGCAGAGTGTGGATGCACTGATCGAATACATCAGTGGTCTCAACACATCAGAAGGTCGCAGTATAGAAATCCCTGAGGAATTTAATTTCGAGATGCTTGCGGAAAGCATGAATGGGATGGACTCAGTGGAAAATTTTTTTTTGGAAAATCATGGGCAGACAGCTTACTAA
- a CDS encoding TrlF family AAA-like ATPase, with translation MINRGSEWHRWEPHIHAPGTILNNQFGVSDPWSSYLSTLETLTPKIEAIAVTDYYVTDTYEELLRHKGAGRLPDVSLIFPNIELRLDVAAKSGFVNVHLLVSPEDPEHLSEIKRILKRLQFHAFGDRFDCTREELIKLGKQADTAITDESAALRYGATQFKVNFDQLRKVIAESEWAKKNILIAVAGGSSDGTSGVRQAADATVRQEIEKFAHIIFSSSPAQREFWIGQRSVSVEELRSRYDGCKPCLHGSDSHDPESVGQPVDNRFSWVKGALTFDALRQACIDPEGRAHVGEKPPRSAMPSQVISHVHIENADWAATPEISLNPGLVAIIGARGSGKTALADVIAAGCDAITPAGWGADENVSPSFLARARKLIGNASATLTWGGGATEMRALDGRDANGHTSFPRARYLSQQFVEELCSAKGVSDGLVEEIERVIFDSHSQDDREWALDFAELREQRTARFQQAREREAEAIADISEGIAAELEKESLVASLSKQVEQKKMLIAGYTADQAKLVVKGTESQVARHTQLSEAAQKLRTKIHAYNNQRRTFVALQDEVRSMRATGAPEMLRQIQARHNNSGLNPSQWDEFLLIYKGDVDKSLMAYTSWVDGEVLKLKGVPPPPSDPNVALIADDADLTMLPLAPIEAEMARLEALFGADKLVREQYAALTKRIAQENSALQALDSRLADAKGAESRRKDLQAERDGSYGRVFEAIINEQNALAGLYEPLMERLSSTSGTLKKLSFSVRRISDVQTWGAFAEEELLDRRKAGPFYGRGSLIAAATEVLKPAWETGSAVEVQSAMTQFMGMYLKDLLSHAPFSSAQQTEFRAWSKRLAHWLFGTEHITVQYEISYDGVDIRKLSPGTRGIVLLLLYLALDDSDDRPLIIDQPEENLDPKSVFDELVDLFITAKAKRQVIMVTHNANLVINTDADQIIVAEAGPHLSGGLPPISYVAGGLEDAVIRKVVCNILEGGEEAFRERARRLRVHLDR, from the coding sequence ATGATCAATCGCGGTTCTGAATGGCATAGATGGGAGCCGCATATACATGCGCCCGGCACTATCCTCAATAATCAATTCGGTGTATCTGATCCTTGGTCTTCATACCTCTCGACGCTTGAAACCTTGACGCCGAAGATCGAGGCTATCGCAGTCACTGACTACTACGTTACCGACACTTACGAGGAATTGCTTCGGCATAAAGGTGCAGGTCGATTGCCTGATGTGTCGCTAATCTTTCCAAACATTGAATTGCGCCTCGATGTGGCAGCGAAATCGGGCTTTGTGAATGTCCATCTGTTAGTCAGCCCTGAAGACCCTGAGCACCTTTCAGAGATAAAGCGCATCCTGAAGCGCCTTCAATTCCATGCTTTTGGCGATCGATTCGACTGCACACGTGAGGAACTGATAAAGCTGGGAAAACAGGCAGACACGGCCATCACTGACGAAAGCGCTGCGCTCCGATACGGTGCTACACAGTTCAAAGTTAACTTCGATCAATTGCGAAAAGTTATCGCCGAGAGCGAATGGGCAAAAAAGAACATTTTGATAGCGGTTGCTGGTGGTTCCAGTGACGGGACCTCCGGCGTCCGTCAGGCCGCGGACGCAACTGTGCGTCAGGAAATTGAGAAGTTCGCCCACATCATTTTTTCCAGTAGTCCCGCACAGCGTGAATTCTGGATTGGCCAGCGGAGCGTCAGCGTCGAAGAGTTGCGCTCGCGCTACGACGGGTGCAAGCCGTGTCTCCATGGCAGCGACTCCCATGACCCGGAGTCCGTTGGACAGCCAGTCGACAATCGTTTCTCGTGGGTCAAGGGTGCACTGACATTCGATGCCCTACGTCAGGCATGTATAGACCCGGAAGGTCGTGCTCATGTTGGCGAGAAACCGCCAAGGTCGGCCATGCCGTCGCAGGTCATCTCGCATGTTCACATTGAGAACGCAGATTGGGCTGCCACTCCCGAAATTTCGCTCAATCCCGGTCTGGTCGCCATCATTGGCGCGCGTGGATCGGGCAAGACAGCTCTCGCCGATGTGATCGCCGCCGGTTGCGATGCGATAACTCCAGCTGGTTGGGGTGCAGACGAGAATGTCAGCCCTTCGTTTTTGGCTCGTGCGCGCAAACTGATCGGGAACGCCTCCGCGACACTAACTTGGGGCGGCGGCGCGACGGAGATGCGCGCACTTGATGGCCGCGACGCGAACGGACATACGTCGTTCCCTCGCGCGAGATATCTTTCTCAGCAATTCGTTGAGGAGCTGTGCTCGGCCAAGGGCGTCTCCGATGGTCTCGTTGAAGAGATCGAGCGCGTTATCTTCGATTCTCACTCGCAGGATGATCGTGAGTGGGCGCTTGACTTTGCCGAGCTCCGTGAACAACGGACAGCTCGCTTTCAGCAAGCTCGTGAGCGTGAGGCAGAGGCTATTGCGGACATCTCTGAAGGTATCGCTGCCGAGCTCGAGAAAGAGAGCCTCGTGGCTAGCCTGAGCAAACAGGTTGAGCAAAAGAAGATGCTGATCGCTGGCTATACCGCTGATCAGGCCAAGCTGGTGGTTAAAGGCACCGAATCGCAAGTTGCAAGGCACACCCAGCTCAGCGAGGCGGCGCAGAAACTACGGACAAAGATACACGCCTATAACAATCAGCGTCGAACTTTTGTCGCTCTGCAGGACGAGGTTCGCAGTATGCGCGCCACTGGTGCGCCCGAAATGCTCCGTCAGATTCAGGCTCGCCACAATAACAGCGGCTTAAATCCCTCTCAGTGGGATGAGTTCCTGCTGATCTACAAGGGCGATGTCGACAAGAGTCTCATGGCCTATACCTCCTGGGTCGACGGCGAGGTTCTCAAGCTCAAAGGTGTTCCGCCCCCGCCAAGCGACCCCAATGTTGCCCTTATCGCTGATGACGCAGATCTTACAATGCTTCCACTAGCTCCGATCGAAGCAGAGATGGCGCGACTCGAGGCTCTATTTGGCGCGGACAAGCTAGTCCGTGAGCAATATGCAGCACTTACAAAACGGATTGCGCAGGAGAATTCTGCACTTCAGGCCTTGGATTCACGGCTCGCTGACGCCAAGGGAGCGGAATCGCGGAGGAAGGACCTTCAGGCTGAGCGAGATGGCTCCTATGGTCGCGTGTTTGAGGCCATCATAAACGAACAAAACGCCTTGGCCGGTCTGTATGAACCACTTATGGAGCGTCTTTCATCAACATCAGGAACACTCAAGAAACTGAGTTTTTCAGTTCGCAGGATTTCCGATGTCCAGACCTGGGGAGCATTTGCTGAAGAAGAGCTTCTCGACCGGCGCAAGGCGGGCCCTTTTTACGGGCGCGGCTCGTTGATCGCAGCCGCGACAGAAGTGCTCAAACCCGCATGGGAAACGGGCTCTGCTGTTGAAGTTCAGTCTGCCATGACGCAGTTTATGGGAATGTATCTGAAGGATCTCTTATCTCACGCGCCATTTTCATCAGCGCAGCAAACTGAATTCCGTGCATGGTCGAAGCGTTTAGCACACTGGCTTTTTGGAACCGAACACATCACGGTCCAATACGAGATTTCCTACGACGGTGTCGATATTCGTAAGTTGTCGCCAGGCACACGAGGGATTGTCTTGTTGCTGCTCTACCTGGCGCTCGACGATTCCGACGACCGGCCGCTAATTATTGATCAGCCAGAGGAAAATCTCGATCCAAAGTCGGTATTCGACGAGTTGGTGGACCTTTTCATCACGGCGAAAGCGAAACGCCAAGTAATTATGGTCACGCATAATGCCAATCTAGTCATCAATACCGACGCTGATCAAATTATCGTCGCTGAAGCTGGCCCGCATCTCTCCGGAGGCCTGCCTCCGATCAGCTATGTGGCGGGTGGTCTAGAGGACGCCGTGATTCGCAAGGTAGTTTGTAACATCCTTGAAGGTGGCGAAGAAGCGTTCAGGGAACGTGCAAGGCGGCTTCGCGTTCATCTTGATCGATAG
- a CDS encoding DUF6694 family lipoprotein, with product MKGHLLIFIALTALLTGCGEKFDASTDNLIRASYNGILKTLDGEDKEQFVRQYQLYTAPYELPIDPNDPGIDIAQNDIESLHGLSYGQVIDRVAEHEEYLETLQRDKDLKTLTELHKLFLDSRANIMQSMNELPVTLEPMGGDYMGVVAVKVMVNNNANFTIEQFVLNVSITQRSTGEELFAGTKTADLSTDPLQPGYIYATSFGDQQIQEAFLNKNLSVQGYIYDVTTSDGRRVLSVMQDADYLQYSSLQEAYPEEFKDIQEDLGEPVI from the coding sequence ATGAAAGGACACCTTCTAATCTTCATTGCCCTCACCGCCTTGTTAACCGGTTGTGGTGAGAAATTCGACGCCTCGACGGACAATCTGATCCGGGCCTCCTACAACGGCATCCTCAAAACCCTGGATGGCGAAGACAAAGAGCAGTTCGTTCGACAGTACCAGCTCTATACCGCCCCCTATGAGCTGCCAATTGATCCGAATGACCCAGGCATCGACATCGCCCAAAACGATATCGAGTCGCTCCACGGGCTGTCCTATGGCCAGGTGATCGATCGCGTGGCAGAACATGAGGAGTATCTCGAGACCCTACAACGGGACAAGGATCTAAAAACGCTCACCGAGCTGCACAAGCTTTTCCTGGATAGCCGGGCGAACATCATGCAGTCTATGAATGAGCTGCCTGTCACTCTCGAACCGATGGGAGGCGACTATATGGGCGTCGTAGCTGTCAAGGTGATGGTGAACAACAATGCCAACTTCACCATTGAGCAATTCGTTCTGAACGTCAGCATTACCCAACGCAGCACAGGGGAGGAGCTCTTCGCCGGCACTAAAACCGCCGACCTCAGCACTGATCCTCTTCAGCCTGGTTACATCTATGCAACGTCCTTCGGGGACCAACAGATCCAAGAGGCCTTCCTGAACAAGAACCTGTCTGTGCAAGGCTACATCTACGATGTGACGACTTCAGATGGTCGTCGCGTGCTCAGCGTCATGCAGGATGCGGACTATCTCCAGTATTCCTCATTGCAAGAGGCTTACCCGGAGGAGTTCAAGGATATTCAGGAGGATCTGGGTGAGCCGGTTATCTAG
- a CDS encoding helix-turn-helix transcriptional regulator, producing MELPVAFGKAVKIRRIELSISQEDLANRAKLSRSFLSGVELGNRQASVSTVGRLAEALQCQPSDLWLKAEAMLKGEE from the coding sequence ATGGAGTTACCGGTAGCCTTTGGCAAAGCAGTAAAGATCCGGCGAATTGAACTGAGCATTAGCCAAGAGGACTTGGCTAACAGGGCAAAGCTATCTCGATCCTTTCTATCAGGTGTTGAGTTGGGAAATCGGCAAGCATCAGTTTCAACCGTGGGCCGTCTGGCTGAAGCGCTGCAGTGTCAACCGTCGGACCTTTGGTTAAAGGCAGAGGCTATGTTGAAGGGAGAAGAATAG
- a CDS encoding hydrolase or metal-binding protein, with translation MIKGLAITPPVIGRISIGRMVEKNGKRLPEKDDQFTLTTQIQTKEGWLPHPLDEALRQDTKGNKLRSIPVTLPFNDPDLNLRAEYTFFDRKSGRPLCAGNGETCRRHTENGLESLPCPSPDLCDYGSHGLCKPYGRLYVQIGDDDELGCFVFRTTGYNSIRTLAARLRYFHAISGDNLATLPLELKLRGKSTTQSHRAPIYYVDLTLRADQDMKEAVTHAREESKGRETLGISQAELDKVAQAGLMNAQFEYAEDEGLQVVEEFGQENRPKASNTAPQSTQGLSLRLAQKQSATPAQGEG, from the coding sequence ATGATTAAAGGACTCGCGATTACCCCACCCGTGATCGGTCGCATCAGCATCGGTCGCATGGTGGAGAAGAACGGCAAGCGTCTGCCCGAGAAAGACGACCAGTTCACCCTCACCACCCAGATCCAGACCAAGGAAGGCTGGCTGCCCCACCCGCTGGATGAGGCCCTGCGCCAGGACACCAAGGGCAACAAACTCCGCAGCATTCCCGTCACCTTGCCGTTCAACGATCCGGACCTGAATCTACGGGCGGAATACACCTTCTTTGACCGCAAGAGTGGCAGGCCGCTGTGTGCAGGCAACGGGGAGACATGCCGGCGGCATACCGAGAATGGACTGGAATCGCTCCCCTGCCCGTCACCGGATCTGTGCGACTACGGCAGCCACGGGCTGTGTAAGCCCTATGGTCGACTGTACGTCCAGATCGGTGACGATGATGAACTGGGCTGCTTTGTGTTCCGGACTACTGGCTACAACAGCATCCGCACCCTCGCCGCTCGCCTGCGTTACTTCCATGCCATCAGTGGCGACAACCTGGCCACGCTACCGCTGGAGCTCAAGCTACGGGGCAAGAGCACCACCCAGAGCCATCGGGCACCGATCTACTACGTGGATCTGACCCTGAGAGCGGATCAAGACATGAAGGAGGCTGTCACCCATGCCCGGGAAGAATCAAAGGGGCGTGAGACTCTGGGAATCAGCCAAGCCGAGCTGGATAAGGTTGCTCAGGCGGGGCTGATGAATGCGCAATTCGAATATGCGGAAGATGAGGGGCTGCAGGTAGTGGAGGAGTTCGGACAGGAGAATCGACCCAAAGCCTCCAATACTGCGCCGCAATCTACCCAAGGACTCAGCCTGAGATTAGCCCAAAAGCAATCCGCCACACCTGCGCAAGGAGAGGGTTAA